A single window of Liolophura sinensis isolate JHLJ2023 chromosome 6, CUHK_Ljap_v2, whole genome shotgun sequence DNA harbors:
- the LOC135466776 gene encoding isoaspartyl peptidase/L-asparaginase-like isoform X2, with amino-acid sequence MQVLYLAVIVTVICVFIKPMCCKEAYLYCMEITYMFGMVTPVIIVHGGAWAIPDHMAEASVAGVKAAARAGYAVLQQGGSAVQAVEAAITLMEDDPVFDAGTGSVLNSAGDVEMDAVIMEGSQLNAGAVACVQNIKNPIQLARLIMEETDHVLLVGEGANKFAEERGVETVPQSTLVTDDARKSWERFMKFRTTVDVLFRDRTTVACPPIGCDTVGATALDSSGNVAFGTSTGGITAKRPGRVGDSPLIGCGGYCDNEVGGVSTTGHGEAIIKVCLAKHTTDLMREGLSPQKALESALEFMTSRVKGSGGGVAVSKDGQVGLHFTTQRMAWAWLKQNQLHYGLDHQEDCVEKIS; translated from the exons GTTTGGTATGGTAACCCCTGTCATCATAGTTCATGGTGGGGCATGGGCGATTCCAGACCACATGGCAGAAGCAAGTGTAGCTGGGGTGAAGGCTGCAGCTAGGGCAGGTTATGCAGTTCTGCAGCAGGGAGGCAGCGCTGTGCAGGCGGTAGAAGCTGCCATCACACTTATGGAAGATGACCCAGTGTTTGATGCGG GAACTGGCTCAGTTTTGAACTCTGCTGGAGATGTAGAAATGGATGCTGTCATCATGGAGGGATCACAACTGAATGCTGGAGCTGTGGCCTGTGTGCAGAACATCAAAAACCCAATACAGTTAGCCCGTCTTATCATGGAGGAG ACAGATCACGTGTTACTGGTGGGAGAAGGGGCCAATAAGTTTGCTGAGGAGCGTGGTGTTGAGACCGTACCACAATCCACTTTAGTCACAGACGATGCTCGCAAATCTTGGGAGAGATTCATGAAATTTCGAACGACCGTTGATGTTCTCTTTAGAGACAG AACTACAGTTGCCTGCCCCCCCATTGGGTGTGACACGGTTGGAGCCACAGCACTGGACAGCTCTGGCAACGTCGCGTTTGGAACATCCACAGGAGGTATAACTGCCAAAAGACCAGGCCGGGTGGGAGACAGTCCTCTTATAG GGTGTGGTGGTTACTGTGATAATGAAGTGGGGGGCGTGTCAACCACTGGCCATGGGGAGGCAATCATCAAGGTCTGCTTAGCAAAGCATACCACAGATCTCATGAGAGAAG GTCTATCCCCTCAGAAGGCCTTGGAGTCTGCCCTGGAGTTCATGACCTCTCGGGTTAAGGGATCAGGGGGTGGGGTGGCTGTTAGTAAGGATGGACAGGTGGGCCTGCACTTCACAACTCAGAGGATGGCCTGGGCGTGGCTCAAACAAAACCAGCTTCATTACGGGCTTGACCATCAGGAGGATTGTGTGGAAAAAATTTCCTGA
- the LOC135466776 gene encoding isoaspartyl peptidase/L-asparaginase-like isoform X4 has protein sequence MVTPVIIVHGGAWAIPDHMAEASVAGVKAAARAGYAVLQQGGSAVQAVEAAITLMEDDPVFDAGTGSVLNSAGDVEMDAVIMEGSQLNAGAVACVQNIKNPIQLARLIMEETDHVLLVGEGANKFAEERGVETVPQSTLVTDDARKSWERFMKFRTTVDVLFRDRTTVACPPIGCDTVGATALDSSGNVAFGTSTGGITAKRPGRVGDSPLIGCGGYCDNEVGGVSTTGHGEAIIKVCLAKHTTDLMREGLSPQKALESALEFMTSRVKGSGGGVAVSKDGQVGLHFTTQRMAWAWLKQNQLHYGLDHQEDCVEKIS, from the exons ATGGTAACCCCTGTCATCATAGTTCATGGTGGGGCATGGGCGATTCCAGACCACATGGCAGAAGCAAGTGTAGCTGGGGTGAAGGCTGCAGCTAGGGCAGGTTATGCAGTTCTGCAGCAGGGAGGCAGCGCTGTGCAGGCGGTAGAAGCTGCCATCACACTTATGGAAGATGACCCAGTGTTTGATGCGG GAACTGGCTCAGTTTTGAACTCTGCTGGAGATGTAGAAATGGATGCTGTCATCATGGAGGGATCACAACTGAATGCTGGAGCTGTGGCCTGTGTGCAGAACATCAAAAACCCAATACAGTTAGCCCGTCTTATCATGGAGGAG ACAGATCACGTGTTACTGGTGGGAGAAGGGGCCAATAAGTTTGCTGAGGAGCGTGGTGTTGAGACCGTACCACAATCCACTTTAGTCACAGACGATGCTCGCAAATCTTGGGAGAGATTCATGAAATTTCGAACGACCGTTGATGTTCTCTTTAGAGACAG AACTACAGTTGCCTGCCCCCCCATTGGGTGTGACACGGTTGGAGCCACAGCACTGGACAGCTCTGGCAACGTCGCGTTTGGAACATCCACAGGAGGTATAACTGCCAAAAGACCAGGCCGGGTGGGAGACAGTCCTCTTATAG GGTGTGGTGGTTACTGTGATAATGAAGTGGGGGGCGTGTCAACCACTGGCCATGGGGAGGCAATCATCAAGGTCTGCTTAGCAAAGCATACCACAGATCTCATGAGAGAAG GTCTATCCCCTCAGAAGGCCTTGGAGTCTGCCCTGGAGTTCATGACCTCTCGGGTTAAGGGATCAGGGGGTGGGGTGGCTGTTAGTAAGGATGGACAGGTGGGCCTGCACTTCACAACTCAGAGGATGGCCTGGGCGTGGCTCAAACAAAACCAGCTTCATTACGGGCTTGACCATCAGGAGGATTGTGTGGAAAAAATTTCCTGA
- the LOC135466776 gene encoding isoaspartyl peptidase/L-asparaginase-like isoform X3, producing the protein MFGMVTPVIIVHGGAWAIPDHMAEASVAGVKAAARAGYAVLQQGGSAVQAVEAAITLMEDDPVFDAGTGSVLNSAGDVEMDAVIMEGSQLNAGAVACVQNIKNPIQLARLIMEETDHVLLVGEGANKFAEERGVETVPQSTLVTDDARKSWERFMKFRTTVDVLFRDRTTVACPPIGCDTVGATALDSSGNVAFGTSTGGITAKRPGRVGDSPLIGCGGYCDNEVGGVSTTGHGEAIIKVCLAKHTTDLMREGLSPQKALESALEFMTSRVKGSGGGVAVSKDGQVGLHFTTQRMAWAWLKQNQLHYGLDHQEDCVEKIS; encoded by the exons AT GTTTGGTATGGTAACCCCTGTCATCATAGTTCATGGTGGGGCATGGGCGATTCCAGACCACATGGCAGAAGCAAGTGTAGCTGGGGTGAAGGCTGCAGCTAGGGCAGGTTATGCAGTTCTGCAGCAGGGAGGCAGCGCTGTGCAGGCGGTAGAAGCTGCCATCACACTTATGGAAGATGACCCAGTGTTTGATGCGG GAACTGGCTCAGTTTTGAACTCTGCTGGAGATGTAGAAATGGATGCTGTCATCATGGAGGGATCACAACTGAATGCTGGAGCTGTGGCCTGTGTGCAGAACATCAAAAACCCAATACAGTTAGCCCGTCTTATCATGGAGGAG ACAGATCACGTGTTACTGGTGGGAGAAGGGGCCAATAAGTTTGCTGAGGAGCGTGGTGTTGAGACCGTACCACAATCCACTTTAGTCACAGACGATGCTCGCAAATCTTGGGAGAGATTCATGAAATTTCGAACGACCGTTGATGTTCTCTTTAGAGACAG AACTACAGTTGCCTGCCCCCCCATTGGGTGTGACACGGTTGGAGCCACAGCACTGGACAGCTCTGGCAACGTCGCGTTTGGAACATCCACAGGAGGTATAACTGCCAAAAGACCAGGCCGGGTGGGAGACAGTCCTCTTATAG GGTGTGGTGGTTACTGTGATAATGAAGTGGGGGGCGTGTCAACCACTGGCCATGGGGAGGCAATCATCAAGGTCTGCTTAGCAAAGCATACCACAGATCTCATGAGAGAAG GTCTATCCCCTCAGAAGGCCTTGGAGTCTGCCCTGGAGTTCATGACCTCTCGGGTTAAGGGATCAGGGGGTGGGGTGGCTGTTAGTAAGGATGGACAGGTGGGCCTGCACTTCACAACTCAGAGGATGGCCTGGGCGTGGCTCAAACAAAACCAGCTTCATTACGGGCTTGACCATCAGGAGGATTGTGTGGAAAAAATTTCCTGA